GCACGCTCAGCTCGTGCGCTCGGATGCTCGTCGCCGCGCGGCTCTCACTCGCCTCGGGCCAGCAGCGAAATCTTCCGGTGCTCAATCGCTTGTGGCAAAGCCAAAAGCCCTGGCCGTCGTACACCAGAACCTTTACCGCGGTGCCGCGCCGATTCCGAAACACGTACGCCGCGCCGGAGAATGGATCGGCGGCGAGCTGTTCCCGGCACAACCGCGCGATGCCGTCGATCCCGCGCCGGAAGTCGACGGGCTCGACGGCCACGAGCACCCGCATCTGCGGCGTGATCTGGATCACCCAGCCCGGCTCCAGAATTCACGACACAGCCCG
This genomic interval from bacterium contains the following:
- the tnpB gene encoding IS66 family insertion sequence element accessory protein TnpB — its product is MIQITPQMRVLVAVEPVDFRRGIDGIARLCREQLAADPFSGAAYVFRNRRGTAVKVLVYDGQGFWLCHKRLSTGRFRCWPEASESRAATSIRAHELSVLLFGGDPSATRAAPVWRSVSPPS